In the Gorilla gorilla gorilla isolate KB3781 chromosome 10, NHGRI_mGorGor1-v2.1_pri, whole genome shotgun sequence genome, one interval contains:
- the DYRK2 gene encoding dual specificity tyrosine-phosphorylation-regulated kinase 2 isoform X2, with product MNDHLHVGSHAHGQIQVQQLFEDNSNKRTVLTTQPNGLTTVGKTGLPVVPERQLDSIHRRQGSSTSLKSMEGMGKVKATPMTPEQAMKQYMQKLTAFEHHEIFSYPEIYFLGLNAKKRQGMTGGPNNGGYDDDQGSYVQVPHDHVAYRYEVLKVIGKGSFGQVVKAYDHKVHQHVALKMVRNEKRFHRQAAEEIRILEHLRKQDKDNTMNVIHMLENFTFRNHICMTFELLSMNLYELIKKNKFQGFSLPLVRKFAHSILQCLDALHKNRIIHCDLKPENILLKQQGRSGIKVIDFGSSCYEHQRVYTYIQSRFYRAPEVILGARYGMPIDMWSLGCILAELLTGYPLLPGEDEGDQLACMIELLGMPSQKLLDASKRAKNFVSSKGYPRYCTVTTLSDGSVVLNGGRSRRGKLRGPPESREWGNALKGCDDPLFLDFLKQCLEWDPAVRMTPGQALRHPWLRRRLPKPPTGEKTSVKRITESTGAITSISKLPPPSSSASKLRTNLVQMTDANGNIQQRTVLPKLVS from the coding sequence ATGAATGATCACCTGCATGTCGGCAGCCACGCTCACGGACAGATCCAGGTTCAACAGTTGTTTGAGGATAACAGTAACAAGCGGACCGTGCTCACGACACAACCAAATGGGCTTACAACAGTGGGCAAAACGGGCTTGCCAGTGGTACCAGAGCGGCAGCTGGACAGCATTCATAGACGGCAGGGGAGCTCCACCTCTCTAAAGTCCATGGAAGGCATGGGGAAGGTGAAAGCCACCCCCATGACACCTGAACAAGCAATGAAGCAATACATGCAAAAACTCACAGCCTTCGAACACCATGAGATTTTCAGCTAccctgaaatatatttcttggGTCTAAATGCTAAGAAGCGCCAGGGCATGACAGGTGGGCCCAACAATGGTGGCTATGATGATGACCAGGGATCATATGTGCAGGTGCCCCATGATCACGTGGCTTACAGGTATGAGGTCCTCAAGGTCATTGGGAAGGGAAGCTTTGGGCAGGTGGTCAAGGCCTATGATCACAAAGTCCACCAGCACGTGGCCCTGAAGATGGTGCGGAATGAGAAGCGCTTCCACCGGCAAGCAGCGGAGGAGATCCGAATCCTGGAACACCTGCGGAAGCAGGACAAGGATAACACAATGAATGTCATCCATATGCTGGAGAATTTCACCTTCCGCAACCACATCTGCATGACGTTTGAGCTGCTGAGCATGAACCTCTATGAGCTCATCAAGAAGAATAAATTCCAGGGCTTCAGTCTGCCTTTGGTTCGCAAGTTTGCCCACTCGATTCTGCAGTGCTTGGATGCTTTGCACAAAAACAGAATAATTCACTGTGACCTTAAGCCCGAGAACATTTTGTTAAAGCAGCAGGGTAGAAGCGGTATTAAAGTAATTGATTTTGGCTCCAGTTGTTACGAGCATCAGCGTGTCTACACGTACATCCAGTCGCGTTTTTACCGGGCTCCAGAAGTGATCCTTGGGGCCAGGTATGGCATGCCCATTGATATGTGGAGCCTGGGCTGCATTTTAGCAGAGCTCCTGACAGGTTACCCCCTCTTGCCTGGGGAAGATGAAGGGGACCAGCTGGCCTGTATGATTGAACTGTTGGGCATGCCCTCACAGAAACTGCTGGATGCATCCAAACGAGCCAAAAATTTTGTGAGCTCCAAGGGTTATCCCCGTTACTGCACTGTCACGACTCTCTCAGATGGCTCTGTGGTCCTCAATGGAGGCCGTTCCCGGAGGGGGAAACTGAGGGGCCCACCGGAGAGTAGAGAGTGGGGGAACGCGCTGAAGGGGTGTGATGATCCCCTTTTCCTTGACTTCTTAAAACAGTGTTTAGAGTGGGATCCTGCAGTGCGCATGACCCCAGGCCAGGCTTTGCGGCACCCCTGGCTGAGGAGGCGGTTGCCAAAGCCTCCAACCGGGGAGAAAACGTCAGTGAAAAGGATAACTGAGAGCACCGGTGCTATCACATCTATATCCAAGTTACCTCCACCTTCCAGCTCAGCTTCCAAACTGAGGACTAATTTGGTGCAGATGACAGATGCCAATGGGAATATTCAGCAGAGGACAGTGTTGCCAAAACTTGTTAGCTGA